The Equus caballus isolate H_3958 breed thoroughbred chromosome 22, TB-T2T, whole genome shotgun sequence genome window below encodes:
- the NCOA6 gene encoding nuclear receptor coactivator 6 isoform X6, translated as MVLDDLPNLEDIYTSLCSSTVEDSEMDFDSGLEDDDTKSDSILEDSTIFVAFKGNIDDKDFKWKLDTILENVPNLLHMESSKLKVQKVEPWNSVRVTFNIPREAAERLRILAQSNNQQLRDLGILSVQIEGEGAINLALAQNRSQDVRMNGPIGAGNSVRMEPGFPMAGGPGLIRMTSPATVMIPQGGNVSSSMMAPGPNSELQPRTPRPASQSDAMDPLLSGLHIQQQSHPSGSLAPPHHPMQPVPVNRQMNPANFPQLQQQQQQQQQQQQQQQQQQQQQLQARPPQQHQQQQPQGIRPQFTAPTQVPVPPGWNQLPSGALQPPPAQGSLGTMTANQGWKKAPLPGPMQQQLQARPSLATVQTPSHPPPPYPFGSQQASQAHTNFAQMSNPGQFTAPQMKSLQGGPSRVPTPLQQPHLTNKSPASSPSSFQQGSPASSPTVNQTQQQMGPRPPQNNPLPQGFQQPVSSPGRNPMVQQGNVPPNFMVMQQQPPNQGPQSLHPGLGGMPKRLPPGFSAGQANPNFMQGQVPSTTATTPGNSGAPQLQANQNVQHAGGQGAGPPQNQMQVSHGPPNMMQPSLMGIHGNMNNQQAGSSGVPQVNLGNMQGQPQQGPPSQLMSMHQQIVPSQGQMVQQQGTLNPQNPMILSRAQLMPQGQMMVNPQSQNLGPSPQRMTPPKQMLPQQGAQMMAPHNQMMGPQGQVLLQQNPMIEQIMTNQMQGNKQQFNTQNQSNVMPGPAQIMRGPTPNMQGNMVQFTGQMSGQMLPQQGPVNNSPSQVMGIQGQVLRPPGPSPHMAQQHGDPATTANNDVSLSQMIPDVSMQQTNIVPPHVQAMQGNNASGNHFSGHGMPFNAPFSGAPNGNQMSCGQNPGFPVNKDVTLTSPLLVNLLQSDISAGHFGVNNKQNNTNANKPKKKKPPRKKKNSQQDLNTPDTRPAGLEEADQQPLPGEQGINLDSSGPKLPEFSNRPPGYPSQPVEQRPHQQMPPQLMQHVAPPPQPPQQQPQPQLPPQQQQPPPPNQPQSQQQQQQQQQQQMMMMLMMQQDPKSVRLPVSQNVHPPRGPLNPDSQRMPMQQSGSVPVMVSLQAPASVPPSPDKQRMPMPVNTPLGSNSRKMIYQENPQNPSSSPLGEMSSLPEASGSEVPSVSGGPNNMPSHLVVSQNQLMMTGPKPGPSPLSATQGATPQQPSVNSLPSSHGHHFPNVAAPTQTSRPKTPNRASPRPYYPQTPNNRPPSTEPSEISLSPERLNASIAGLFPPQINIPLPPRPNLNRGFDQQGLNPTTLKAIGQAPSNLTMNNPSNFAAPQTHKLDSVVVNSGKQSNTGATKRASPSNSRRSSPGSSRKTTPSPGRQNSKAPKLTLASQTNAALLQNVELPRNVLVSPTPLANPPVPGSFPNNCGLNPQNPTMPVAAVGGVLEDNKESLNVPQDSDCQNSQGRKEQVNIELKAVPAQEVKMVIPEDQSKKDQPSDPNKLTGVEENKNLVSPAMREAPTSLSQLLDNSGAPNVTIKPPGLTDLEVTPPIVSGEDLKKASVIPTLQDPSSSKEPSNSLNLPHSNEPCSTLVHPELSEVSSNVAPSIPPVMPRPVSSSSISTPLPPNQITVFVTSNPITTSANTSAALPTHLQSALMSTVVTMPNVGSKVMVSEGQSAAQSNARPQFITPVFINSSSIIQVMKGSQPSTIPAAPLTTSSGLMPPSVAVVGPLHIPQNIKFSSAPVPPNVPSSSPAPNIQTGRPLVLNSRATPVQLPSPPCTTSPVVPPHPPVQQVKELNPDEVSPQVSTSADQSTLPSSQSTTMVSPLLTNSPGSSVNRRSPVSSSKGKGKVDKIGQILLTKACKKVTGSLEKGEEQYGADGETEGQGLETTAPGLMGTEQLSTELDSKTPTPPAPTLLKMTSSPVGPGSTSAGPSLPGGTLPTSVRSIVTTLVPSELISAAPTTKNNHVGIASEPLAGGLVEEKVGSHPELLPSIAPSQSLVPKETPATALQGSVARPELEANAAIVSGQSSEPKEIIEKSKTPSRRNSRTEEPTAASESVENGHRKRSSRPASASSSTKDITSAVQSKRRKSK; from the exons gatTAATAAGGATGACCAGCCCTGCCACTGTTATGATACCCCAGGGTGGAAACGTGTCATCTTCCATGATGGCACCAGGCCCTAATTCAGAGCTGCAGCCCAGGACTCCTCGCCCAGCTTCTCAGTCAG ATGCAATGGATCCACTCCTTTCTGGGCTCCATATACAGCAGCAGAGTCATCCCTCAGGATCTTTAGCTCCCCCACACCACCCAATGCAGCCTGTCCCTGTGAACAGACAAATGAACCCAGCTAATTTTccccagctgcagcagcagcagcaacaacaacaacaacagcagcagcagcagcagcagcagcagcagcaacagttGCAGGCAAGACCCCCACAGCAACATCAGCAGCAACAGCCACAGGGAATTCGACCCCAGTTTACTGCCCCAACTCAGGTGCCTGTTCCTccaggctggaaccagctgccttCCGGAGCCCTtcagcctcctccagcccagggttctctgggcACAATGACTGCAAACCAAGGGTGGAAGAAGGCTCCCTTGCCTGGTCCAATGCAACAGCAACTCCAGGCAAGACCATCCTTAGCCACGGTACAGACaccttcccaccctccccctccaTATCCCTTTGGCAGCCAGCAAGCCTCACAAGCCCATACAAACTTTGCTCAAATGAGCAACCCAGGCCAGTTCACAGCTCCTCAGATGAAGAGCTTGCAGGGAGGGCCCTCCAGGGTCCCAACCCCCCTGCAGCAGCCCCACCTCACCAACAAgtctcctgcctcctcaccctcctccttccagcAGGGATCCCCTGCATCCTCCCCAACGGTTAACCAAACTCAGCAGCAGATGGGACCAAGGCCACCTCAAAATAACCCACTTCCCCAGGGATTTCAGCAGCCCGTCAGCTCTCCGGGTCGGAATCCTATGGTTCAACAGGGAAACGTGCCACCTAACTTCATGGTGATGCAGCAGCAACCACCAAACCAGGGGCCACAGAGTTTACATCCAGGCCTAGGAG GAATGCCTAAACGCCTCCCACCTGGCTTCTCAGCAGGACAGGCCAATCCGAACTTTATGCAAGGTCAGGTGCCTTCGACCACAGCAACCACCCCTGGGAATTCAGGAGCCCCTCAGCTGCAAGCAAATCAAAACGTCCAGCATGCAG gtggtcAAGGAGCTGGTCCTCCTCAAAACCAGATGCAGGTGTCCCATGGGCCACCAAATATGATGCAGCCCAGCCTCATGGGAATTCATGGCAACATGAACAACCAGCAGGCTGGTAGTTCTGGGGTTCCTCAGGTGAACCTGGGCAACATgcaaggccagccccagcagggcCCACCATCTCAGCTGATGAGCATGCACCAGCAGATCGTGCCCTCCCAGGGGCAGATGGTCCAGCAACAAGGAACCTTGAACCCTCAGAACCCTATGATCCTTTCAAGGGCCCAGCTTATGCCACAGGGCCAGATGATGGTGAACCCTCAGAGCCAAAATCTTGGGCCCTCGCCCCAAAGGATGACCCCACCCAAGCAGATGCTTCCCCAGCAGGGCGCACAAATGATGGCGCCACATAACCAGATGATGGGGCCTCAGGGCCAAGTATTGCTCCAACAGAACCCAATGATAGAACAGATCATGACCAATCAGATGCAGGGGAATAAGCAACAGTTTAACACTCAGAACCAATCCAATGTCATGCCGGGACCAGCACAGATAATGAGGGGACCAACTCCAAACATGCAAGGAAACATGGTGCAGTTTACGGGACAGATGTCAGGACAGATGCTGCCCCAGCAAGGGCCTGTGAACAACAGTCCATCTCAGGTTATGGGGATCCAGGGGCAGGTCTTGCGGCCACCAGGGCCCAGTCCACACATGGCCCAGCAGCATGGTGATCCTGCTACTACAGCAAATAATGATGTCAGCTTGTCTCAGATGATACCAGACGTTAGCATGCAACAAACCAACATCGTCCCCCCCCACGTGCAGGCCATGCAGGGAAACAATGCCTCGGGAAACCACTTCTCAGGCCATGGGATGCCTTTCAATGCACCTTTCAGTGGAGCACCCAATGGAAATCAGATGTCCTGTGGTCAGAATCCAGGCTTCCCGGTCAATAAGGATGTCACGCTAACAAGCCCATTGTTGGTCAACTTATTGCAGAGTGACATCTCTGCAGGCCATTTTGGggtaaacaataaacaaaataataccaACGCAAATAAACCGAAGAAGAAGAAACCCCCtcggaagaagaaaaatagtcaGCAGGATCTAAA cacCCCAGATACTCGCCCAGCTGGTCTGGAGGAGGCCGATCAGCAGCCATTGCCTGGAGAACAAGGAATTAACTTGGACAGCTCAGGCCCTAAACTGCCAGAATTTTCAAACAGACCACCAG GTTATCCTTCTCAACCAGTTGAACAGAGGCCACATCAGCAGATGCCTCCTCAGCTCATGCAGCATGTGGCACCCCCACCACAGCCACCACAGCAGCAACCACAACCACAACTGCcaccgcagcagcagcagccaccaccTCCCAATCAACCACAGtctcagcagcagcaacaacagcagcagcagcaacaaatgATGATGATGCTTATGATGCAACAGGACCCCAAATCAGTTAGGCTTCCAGTCTCCCAAAATGTTCATCCCCCAAGGGGCCCCCTGAACCCAGATTCCCAAAGAATGCCCATGCAACAGAGTGGCAGTGTGCCTGTCATGGTCAGTTTGCAAGCACCTGCCTCTGTGCCGCCGTCACCTGATAAACAAAGAATGCCAATGCCTGTGAATACTCCTTTGGGAAGCAATTCAAGGAAAATGATATACCAAGAGAACCCCCAGAATCCTTCCAGCTCACCACTGGGAGAGATGTCCTCACTCCCTGAAGCGAGTGGCAGTGAAGTACCATCTGTGTCAGGAGGCCCAAATAACATGCCTTCACATTTAGTGGTTTCCCAGAATCAGTTAATGATGACAGGGCCAAAACCTGGACCATCACCCCTTTCAGCAACTCAAGGTGCAACTCCCCAGCAACCCTCTGTAAATTCTCTGCCCAGCTCTCATGGCCACCACTTTCCAAATGTGGCTGCTCCAACCCAAACATCTAGGCCTAAAACACCaaacagagccagccccaggccctATTATCCTCAGACACCTAACAACCGCCCACCCAGCACAGAACCTTCAGAAATCAGTCTATCACCAGAAAGACTCAATGCCTCCATAGCAGGACTCTTCCCCCCACAGATTAATATTCCTTTACCTCCTAGGCCAAATTTAAACAGAGGCTTTGATCAACAGGGCTTAAATCCAACAACCTTGAAGGCCATCGGGCAAGCACCTTCAAATCTTACCATGAATAATCCTTCCAATTTTGCTGCCCCACAAACTCACAAATTAGATTCTGTGGTGGTGAATTCCGGAAAGCAGTCTAATACTGGAGCAACAAAACGGGCAAGTCCAAGCAACAGTCGCAGGTCTAGTCCTGGTTCCAGTAGGAAAACTACCCCAAGTCCTGGGAGACAAAATTCAAAAGCCCCTAAACTTACCCTGGCCTCTCAAACAAATGCAGCCCTGTTGCAGAACGTGGAGTTGCCAAGAAACGTATTGGTCAGTCCTACTCCCTTGGCCAATCCCCCTGTACCTGGGAGCTTCCCTAACAACTGTGGGCTGAATCCTCAGAATCCTACCATGCCTGTGGCTGCAGTGGGAGGTGTTCTTGAGGATAACAAGGAGAGCTTGAATGTGCCTCAGGACAGCGATTGCCAGAATTCCCAGGGTAGGAAGGAGCAGGTAAACATTGAGCTAAAAGCAGTCCCTGCTCAAGAAGTTAAAATGGTTATCCCTGAAGATCAATCCAAAAAGGATCAACCTTCGGATCCTAACAAACTTACAGGTGTCGAAGAGAACAAAAATTTGGTGTCTCCTGCTATGAGGGAAGCACCAACATCGTTAAGTCAACTTCTTGACAACTCCGGAGCTCCTAATGTGACCATTAAACCTCCTGGGCTTACAGATTTGGAAGTAACACCTCCAATAGTTTCTGGGGAAGACCTGAAAAAAGCATCTGTCATTCCCACACTGCAGGATCCGTCTTCTTCTAAAGAACCCTCTAATTCCCTAAATTTACCTCACAGTAATGAGCCGTGTTCAACCCTTGTGCATCCAGAATTGAGTGAGGTCAGTTCTAATGTTGCACCAAGCATCCCTCCAGTAATGCCAAGACCTGTCAGCTCTTCCTCCATTTCTACTCCCTTGCCCCCAAATCAGATAACTGTTTTCGTAACTTCCAATCCCATCACAACTTCAGCTAACACATCAGCAGCTCTGCCAACTCACCTGCAGTCTGCATTAATGTCAACAGTCGTCACAATGCCCAATGTGGGTAGCAAGGTTATGGTTTCTGAGGGACAGTCAGCTGCTCAGTCTAATGCCCGGCCTCAGTTTATTACACCTGTCTTTATCAATTCATCCTCAATAATTCAGGTAATGAAAGGATCACAGCCAAGCACAATTCCTGCAGCCCCACTGACAACCAGCTCTGGCTTGATGCCTCCCTCTGTTGCAGTTGTTGGCCCTTTACACATACCTCAGAACATAAAGTTTTCTTCTGCTCCTGTACCACCTAATGTCCCCTCCAGTAGTCCTGCTCCAAACATACAGACAGGTCGACCCCTGGTCCTTAATTCACGAGCCACCCCTGTccagcttccttcccctccttgtACAACTTCTCCAGTTGTCCCTCCTCATCCCCCTGTCCAGCAAGTGAAAGAATTGAATCCAGATGAGGTCAGTCCTCAGGTGAGCACCTCAGCAGATCAGAGCACTCTGCCCTCTTCACAGTCAACCACAATGGTTTCTCCCCTTTTGACTAATAGTCCAGGCTCCTCTGTCAACCGGCGAAGCCCAGTCTCATCTAGTAAGGGCAAAGGAAAAGTGGACAAAATCGGCCAGATTTTGCTGACCAAGGCGTGTAAGAAAGTTACAGGCTCTCTTGAGAAAGGGGAAGAGCAATATGGTGCAGATGGAGAGACTGAAGGCCAAGGGCTAGAGACCACAGCTCCAGGGCTCATGGGAACAGAGCAATTATCCACAGAGCTGGACAGTAAAACCCCAACACCCCCAGCACCCACTCTGCTAAAAATGACCTCTAGCCCTGTGGGCCCGGGCTCCACCTCAGCAGGACCCAGCTTACCTGGCGGTACTCTCCCCACCAGTGTACGCTCAATAGTAACCACTCTGGTACCCTCTGAGCTCATCTCCGCGGCGCCGACCACAAAAAACAATCATGTTGGCATAGCATCTGAGCCACTTGCGGGTGGCCTAGTGGAGGAGAAGGTGGGATCCCATCCAGAGCTTCTGCCCAGCATAG cCCCTTCACAGAGTTTAGTCCCAAAGGAAACTCCAGCTACAGCACTGCAGGGGTCTGTTGCCAGACCAG AACTCGAGGCAAATGCTGCCATAGTCTCTGGACAAAG CAGTGAGCCCAAAGAGATAATTGAAAAGTCAAAAACCCCAAGCCGAAGAAACTCCCGAACTGAAGAGCCAACTGCCGCTTCTGAAAGTGTGGAAAATGGACATCGTAAGCGATCCTCTCGGCCTGCTTCAGCCTCCAGCTCTACTAAAG ACATAACCAGTGCGGTGCAATCCAAGCGAAGAAAGTCCAAGTAA
- the NCOA6 gene encoding nuclear receptor coactivator 6 isoform X13: protein MVLDDLPNLEDIYTSLCSSTVEDSEMDFDSGLEDDDTKSDSILEDSTIFVAFKGNIDDKDFKWKLDTILENVPNLLHMESSKLKVQKVEPWNSVRVTFNIPREAAERLRILAQSNNQQLRDLGILSVQIEGEGAINLALAQNRSQDVRMNGPIGAGNSVRMEPGFPMAGGPGLIRMTSPATVMIPQGGNVSSSMMAPGPNSELQPRTPRPASQSDAMDPLLSGLHIQQQSHPSGSLAPPHHPMQPVPVNRQMNPANFPQLQQQQQQQQQQQQQQQQQQQQQLQARPPQQHQQQQPQGIRPQFTAPTQVPVPPGWNQLPSGALQPPPAQGSLGTMTANQGWKKAPLPGPMQQQLQARPSLATGFQQPVSSPGRNPMVQQGNVPPNFMVMQQQPPNQGPQSLHPGLGAGQANPNFMQGQVPSTTATTPGNSGAPQLQANQNVQHAGGQGAGPPQNQMQVSHGPPNMMQPSLMGIHGNMNNQQAGSSGVPQVNLGNMQGQPQQGPPSQLMSMHQQIVPSQGQMVQQQGTLNPQNPMILSRAQLMPQGQMMVNPQSQNLGPSPQRMTPPKQMLPQQGAQMMAPHNQMMGPQGQVLLQQNPMIEQIMTNQMQGNKQQFNTQNQSNVMPGPAQIMRGPTPNMQGNMVQFTGQMSGQMLPQQGPVNNSPSQVMGIQGQVLRPPGPSPHMAQQHGDPATTANNDVSLSQMIPDVSMQQTNIVPPHVQAMQGNNASGNHFSGHGMPFNAPFSGAPNGNQMSCGQNPGFPVNKDVTLTSPLLVNLLQSDISAGHFGVNNKQNNTNANKPKKKKPPRKKKNSQQDLNTPDTRPAGLEEADQQPLPGEQGINLDSSGPKLPEFSNRPPGYPSQPVEQRPHQQMPPQLMQHVAPPPQPPQQQPQPQLPPQQQQPPPPNQPQSQQQQQQQQQQQMMMMLMMQQDPKSVRLPVSQNVHPPRGPLNPDSQRMPMQQSGSVPVMVSLQAPASVPPSPDKQRMPMPVNTPLGSNSRKMIYQENPQNPSSSPLGEMSSLPEASGSEVPSVSGGPNNMPSHLVVSQNQLMMTGPKPGPSPLSATQGATPQQPSVNSLPSSHGHHFPNVAAPTQTSRPKTPNRASPRPYYPQTPNNRPPSTEPSEISLSPERLNASIAGLFPPQINIPLPPRPNLNRGFDQQGLNPTTLKAIGQAPSNLTMNNPSNFAAPQTHKLDSVVVNSGKQSNTGATKRASPSNSRRSSPGSSRKTTPSPGRQNSKAPKLTLASQTNAALLQNVELPRNVLVSPTPLANPPVPGSFPNNCGLNPQNPTMPVAAVGGVLEDNKESLNVPQDSDCQNSQGRKEQVNIELKAVPAQEVKMVIPEDQSKKDQPSDPNKLTGVEENKNLVSPAMREAPTSLSQLLDNSGAPNVTIKPPGLTDLEVTPPIVSGEDLKKASVIPTLQDPSSSKEPSNSLNLPHSNEPCSTLVHPELSEVSSNVAPSIPPVMPRPVSSSSISTPLPPNQITVFVTSNPITTSANTSAALPTHLQSALMSTVVTMPNVGSKVMVSEGQSAAQSNARPQFITPVFINSSSIIQVMKGSQPSTIPAAPLTTSSGLMPPSVAVVGPLHIPQNIKFSSAPVPPNVPSSSPAPNIQTGRPLVLNSRATPVQLPSPPCTTSPVVPPHPPVQQVKELNPDEVSPQVSTSADQSTLPSSQSTTMVSPLLTNSPGSSVNRRSPVSSSKGKGKVDKIGQILLTKACKKVTGSLEKGEEQYGADGETEGQGLETTAPGLMGTEQLSTELDSKTPTPPAPTLLKMTSSPVGPGSTSAGPSLPGGTLPTSVRSIVTTLVPSELISAAPTTKNNHVGIASEPLAGGLVEEKVGSHPELLPSIAPSQSLVPKETPATALQGSVARPELEANAAIVSGQSSEPKEIIEKSKTPSRRNSRTEEPTAASESVENGHRKRSSRPASASSSTKDITSAVQSKRRKSK from the exons gatTAATAAGGATGACCAGCCCTGCCACTGTTATGATACCCCAGGGTGGAAACGTGTCATCTTCCATGATGGCACCAGGCCCTAATTCAGAGCTGCAGCCCAGGACTCCTCGCCCAGCTTCTCAGTCAG ATGCAATGGATCCACTCCTTTCTGGGCTCCATATACAGCAGCAGAGTCATCCCTCAGGATCTTTAGCTCCCCCACACCACCCAATGCAGCCTGTCCCTGTGAACAGACAAATGAACCCAGCTAATTTTccccagctgcagcagcagcagcaacaacaacaacaacagcagcagcagcagcagcagcagcagcagcaacagttGCAGGCAAGACCCCCACAGCAACATCAGCAGCAACAGCCACAGGGAATTCGACCCCAGTTTACTGCCCCAACTCAGGTGCCTGTTCCTccaggctggaaccagctgccttCCGGAGCCCTtcagcctcctccagcccagggttctctgggcACAATGACTGCAAACCAAGGGTGGAAGAAGGCTCCCTTGCCTGGTCCAATGCAACAGCAACTCCAGGCAAGACCATCCTTAGCCACG GGATTTCAGCAGCCCGTCAGCTCTCCGGGTCGGAATCCTATGGTTCAACAGGGAAACGTGCCACCTAACTTCATGGTGATGCAGCAGCAACCACCAAACCAGGGGCCACAGAGTTTACATCCAGGCCTAGGAG CAGGACAGGCCAATCCGAACTTTATGCAAGGTCAGGTGCCTTCGACCACAGCAACCACCCCTGGGAATTCAGGAGCCCCTCAGCTGCAAGCAAATCAAAACGTCCAGCATGCAG gtggtcAAGGAGCTGGTCCTCCTCAAAACCAGATGCAGGTGTCCCATGGGCCACCAAATATGATGCAGCCCAGCCTCATGGGAATTCATGGCAACATGAACAACCAGCAGGCTGGTAGTTCTGGGGTTCCTCAGGTGAACCTGGGCAACATgcaaggccagccccagcagggcCCACCATCTCAGCTGATGAGCATGCACCAGCAGATCGTGCCCTCCCAGGGGCAGATGGTCCAGCAACAAGGAACCTTGAACCCTCAGAACCCTATGATCCTTTCAAGGGCCCAGCTTATGCCACAGGGCCAGATGATGGTGAACCCTCAGAGCCAAAATCTTGGGCCCTCGCCCCAAAGGATGACCCCACCCAAGCAGATGCTTCCCCAGCAGGGCGCACAAATGATGGCGCCACATAACCAGATGATGGGGCCTCAGGGCCAAGTATTGCTCCAACAGAACCCAATGATAGAACAGATCATGACCAATCAGATGCAGGGGAATAAGCAACAGTTTAACACTCAGAACCAATCCAATGTCATGCCGGGACCAGCACAGATAATGAGGGGACCAACTCCAAACATGCAAGGAAACATGGTGCAGTTTACGGGACAGATGTCAGGACAGATGCTGCCCCAGCAAGGGCCTGTGAACAACAGTCCATCTCAGGTTATGGGGATCCAGGGGCAGGTCTTGCGGCCACCAGGGCCCAGTCCACACATGGCCCAGCAGCATGGTGATCCTGCTACTACAGCAAATAATGATGTCAGCTTGTCTCAGATGATACCAGACGTTAGCATGCAACAAACCAACATCGTCCCCCCCCACGTGCAGGCCATGCAGGGAAACAATGCCTCGGGAAACCACTTCTCAGGCCATGGGATGCCTTTCAATGCACCTTTCAGTGGAGCACCCAATGGAAATCAGATGTCCTGTGGTCAGAATCCAGGCTTCCCGGTCAATAAGGATGTCACGCTAACAAGCCCATTGTTGGTCAACTTATTGCAGAGTGACATCTCTGCAGGCCATTTTGGggtaaacaataaacaaaataataccaACGCAAATAAACCGAAGAAGAAGAAACCCCCtcggaagaagaaaaatagtcaGCAGGATCTAAA cacCCCAGATACTCGCCCAGCTGGTCTGGAGGAGGCCGATCAGCAGCCATTGCCTGGAGAACAAGGAATTAACTTGGACAGCTCAGGCCCTAAACTGCCAGAATTTTCAAACAGACCACCAG GTTATCCTTCTCAACCAGTTGAACAGAGGCCACATCAGCAGATGCCTCCTCAGCTCATGCAGCATGTGGCACCCCCACCACAGCCACCACAGCAGCAACCACAACCACAACTGCcaccgcagcagcagcagccaccaccTCCCAATCAACCACAGtctcagcagcagcaacaacagcagcagcagcaacaaatgATGATGATGCTTATGATGCAACAGGACCCCAAATCAGTTAGGCTTCCAGTCTCCCAAAATGTTCATCCCCCAAGGGGCCCCCTGAACCCAGATTCCCAAAGAATGCCCATGCAACAGAGTGGCAGTGTGCCTGTCATGGTCAGTTTGCAAGCACCTGCCTCTGTGCCGCCGTCACCTGATAAACAAAGAATGCCAATGCCTGTGAATACTCCTTTGGGAAGCAATTCAAGGAAAATGATATACCAAGAGAACCCCCAGAATCCTTCCAGCTCACCACTGGGAGAGATGTCCTCACTCCCTGAAGCGAGTGGCAGTGAAGTACCATCTGTGTCAGGAGGCCCAAATAACATGCCTTCACATTTAGTGGTTTCCCAGAATCAGTTAATGATGACAGGGCCAAAACCTGGACCATCACCCCTTTCAGCAACTCAAGGTGCAACTCCCCAGCAACCCTCTGTAAATTCTCTGCCCAGCTCTCATGGCCACCACTTTCCAAATGTGGCTGCTCCAACCCAAACATCTAGGCCTAAAACACCaaacagagccagccccaggccctATTATCCTCAGACACCTAACAACCGCCCACCCAGCACAGAACCTTCAGAAATCAGTCTATCACCAGAAAGACTCAATGCCTCCATAGCAGGACTCTTCCCCCCACAGATTAATATTCCTTTACCTCCTAGGCCAAATTTAAACAGAGGCTTTGATCAACAGGGCTTAAATCCAACAACCTTGAAGGCCATCGGGCAAGCACCTTCAAATCTTACCATGAATAATCCTTCCAATTTTGCTGCCCCACAAACTCACAAATTAGATTCTGTGGTGGTGAATTCCGGAAAGCAGTCTAATACTGGAGCAACAAAACGGGCAAGTCCAAGCAACAGTCGCAGGTCTAGTCCTGGTTCCAGTAGGAAAACTACCCCAAGTCCTGGGAGACAAAATTCAAAAGCCCCTAAACTTACCCTGGCCTCTCAAACAAATGCAGCCCTGTTGCAGAACGTGGAGTTGCCAAGAAACGTATTGGTCAGTCCTACTCCCTTGGCCAATCCCCCTGTACCTGGGAGCTTCCCTAACAACTGTGGGCTGAATCCTCAGAATCCTACCATGCCTGTGGCTGCAGTGGGAGGTGTTCTTGAGGATAACAAGGAGAGCTTGAATGTGCCTCAGGACAGCGATTGCCAGAATTCCCAGGGTAGGAAGGAGCAGGTAAACATTGAGCTAAAAGCAGTCCCTGCTCAAGAAGTTAAAATGGTTATCCCTGAAGATCAATCCAAAAAGGATCAACCTTCGGATCCTAACAAACTTACAGGTGTCGAAGAGAACAAAAATTTGGTGTCTCCTGCTATGAGGGAAGCACCAACATCGTTAAGTCAACTTCTTGACAACTCCGGAGCTCCTAATGTGACCATTAAACCTCCTGGGCTTACAGATTTGGAAGTAACACCTCCAATAGTTTCTGGGGAAGACCTGAAAAAAGCATCTGTCATTCCCACACTGCAGGATCCGTCTTCTTCTAAAGAACCCTCTAATTCCCTAAATTTACCTCACAGTAATGAGCCGTGTTCAACCCTTGTGCATCCAGAATTGAGTGAGGTCAGTTCTAATGTTGCACCAAGCATCCCTCCAGTAATGCCAAGACCTGTCAGCTCTTCCTCCATTTCTACTCCCTTGCCCCCAAATCAGATAACTGTTTTCGTAACTTCCAATCCCATCACAACTTCAGCTAACACATCAGCAGCTCTGCCAACTCACCTGCAGTCTGCATTAATGTCAACAGTCGTCACAATGCCCAATGTGGGTAGCAAGGTTATGGTTTCTGAGGGACAGTCAGCTGCTCAGTCTAATGCCCGGCCTCAGTTTATTACACCTGTCTTTATCAATTCATCCTCAATAATTCAGGTAATGAAAGGATCACAGCCAAGCACAATTCCTGCAGCCCCACTGACAACCAGCTCTGGCTTGATGCCTCCCTCTGTTGCAGTTGTTGGCCCTTTACACATACCTCAGAACATAAAGTTTTCTTCTGCTCCTGTACCACCTAATGTCCCCTCCAGTAGTCCTGCTCCAAACATACAGACAGGTCGACCCCTGGTCCTTAATTCACGAGCCACCCCTGTccagcttccttcccctccttgtACAACTTCTCCAGTTGTCCCTCCTCATCCCCCTGTCCAGCAAGTGAAAGAATTGAATCCAGATGAGGTCAGTCCTCAGGTGAGCACCTCAGCAGATCAGAGCACTCTGCCCTCTTCACAGTCAACCACAATGGTTTCTCCCCTTTTGACTAATAGTCCAGGCTCCTCTGTCAACCGGCGAAGCCCAGTCTCATCTAGTAAGGGCAAAGGAAAAGTGGACAAAATCGGCCAGATTTTGCTGACCAAGGCGTGTAAGAAAGTTACAGGCTCTCTTGAGAAAGGGGAAGAGCAATATGGTGCAGATGGAGAGACTGAAGGCCAAGGGCTAGAGACCACAGCTCCAGGGCTCATGGGAACAGAGCAATTATCCACAGAGCTGGACAGTAAAACCCCAACACCCCCAGCACCCACTCTGCTAAAAATGACCTCTAGCCCTGTGGGCCCGGGCTCCACCTCAGCAGGACCCAGCTTACCTGGCGGTACTCTCCCCACCAGTGTACGCTCAATAGTAACCACTCTGGTACCCTCTGAGCTCATCTCCGCGGCGCCGACCACAAAAAACAATCATGTTGGCATAGCATCTGAGCCACTTGCGGGTGGCCTAGTGGAGGAGAAGGTGGGATCCCATCCAGAGCTTCTGCCCAGCATAG cCCCTTCACAGAGTTTAGTCCCAAAGGAAACTCCAGCTACAGCACTGCAGGGGTCTGTTGCCAGACCAG AACTCGAGGCAAATGCTGCCATAGTCTCTGGACAAAG CAGTGAGCCCAAAGAGATAATTGAAAAGTCAAAAACCCCAAGCCGAAGAAACTCCCGAACTGAAGAGCCAACTGCCGCTTCTGAAAGTGTGGAAAATGGACATCGTAAGCGATCCTCTCGGCCTGCTTCAGCCTCCAGCTCTACTAAAG ACATAACCAGTGCGGTGCAATCCAAGCGAAGAAAGTCCAAGTAA